From a region of the Phaseolus vulgaris cultivar G19833 chromosome 6, P. vulgaris v2.0, whole genome shotgun sequence genome:
- the LOC137831325 gene encoding cytochrome P450 71D11-like, protein MAQLVLYFSALLFFIFLTLIVQKIGNKPRKRDETTSKIPPGPTKLPIIGNIHNLLSSQPHRKLRDLALKYGPLMHLQLGEVSTIVISTPECAKEVMKTHDINFATRPKLPTVDVFSYNCTDIAFSPYGYYWRQLRKICTLELLSLKRVNSFQPIREDELSNLVKWIDSEKGSPINLTQALLSSIYTIISRSAFGKKYKDQENFITVVKKSMKVAGGFDIGDLFPSATWLQHVTGMRPELERLHQQTDHIMENIINEHKEAKSKAKDHEREPEDLVDVLIQYEDGSKQDFSLTRTNIKAIILDIFGAGGETSATTIDWAMAEIMNDSRVMKKAQAEVREVFNMKGRVDENCINELKYLKLVVKETLRLHPPLPLLLPRECGKTCEIHGYNIPAKSKVIVNVWAIGRDSNYWTEPERFYPERFIDSTIDYKGNNFEYIPFGAGRRICPGSIFASRVVEVTLAMLLYHFDWKLPSGMISEELDMSEEFGITVRRKHDLFLVPFPYIPLPVP, encoded by the exons ATGGCTCAACTAGTTCTCTATTTTTCAGCTCttctcttctttatcttcttaaCCCTTATAGTAcaaaaaattggaaacaaaCCCAGGAAAAGAGATGAAACAACTTCTAAAATACCTCCTGGCCCAACAAAGCTACCTATTATAGGAAATATACACAATCTGCTATCCTCTCAGCCACATAGAAAACTAAGAGACCTGGCCTTAAAATATGGACCCTTGATGCATCTTCAACTTGGAGAGGTTTCTACTATTGTCATTTCAACCCCTGAGTGTGCTAAGGAAGTGATGAAAACCCATGATATTAACTTTGCCACACGGCCTAAACTCCCAACTGTGGATGTATTCAGTTACAATTGCACAGATATAGCTTTCTCTCCTTATGGATACTATTGGAGGCAGCTAAGAAAAATTTGCACACTGGAGCTTTTAAGCCTAAAACGTGTCAACTCATTCCAACCAATTAGAGAAGACGAGCTCTCCAATCTTGTCAAATGGATTGATTCGGAGAAAGGATCCCCCATCAATCTCACTCAAGCTCTACTTTCATctatttatacaattatttcAAGGTCTGCCTTTGGCAAAAAATATAAAGACCAAGAAAACTTCATAACAGTGGTTAAAAAATCAATGAAAGTTGCAGGAGGTTTTGACATTGGAGATTTGTTTCCTTCTGCTACTTGGCTGCAACATGTCACTGGCATGAGGCCCGAGCTTGAGAGGTTACATCAACAAACCGATCACATAATGGAAAACATCATCAATGAACATAAAGAGGCAAAGTCAAAGGCCAAAGATCACGAAAGGGAACCAGAAGATCTTGTGGATGTTCTCATACAATATGAGGATGGTAGCAAGCAGGATTTTTCTTTAACAAGGACAAACATCAAGGCTATAATTCTG gACATTTTTGGTGCTGGAGGGGAGACATCAGCAACAACCATAGATTGGGCGATGGCTGAAATAATGAATGATTCAAGAGTAATGAAAAAAGCACAAGCTGAGGTTAGAGAGGTATTCAACATGAAAGGAAGGGTTGATGAAAATTGCATCAATGAACTCAAATATTTGAAACTAGTTGTGAAAGAGACCTTGAGATTACACCCTCCACTTCCTCTTTTGCTTCCAAGAGAATGTGGTAAAACGTGTGAGATACATGGCTATAACATACCAGCCAAAAGCAAGGTCATAGTCAATGTTTGGGCAATTGGAAGAGATTCAAACTATTGGACTGAACCAGAGAGGTTTTATCCCGAGAGATTCATTGACAGCACTATTGACTACAAAGGGAATAATTTTGAGTACATTCCTTTTGGAGCTGGAAGAAGGATATGCCCTGGAAGCATATTTGCATCCAGAGTTGTCGAAGTGACCCTTGCAATGTTGTTATATCACTTTGATTGGAAGCTTCCAAGTGGAATGATAAGTGAAGAATTGGACATGAGTGAAGAGTTTGGAATCACAGTTAGAAGAAAGCATGATCTGTTCTTGGTTCCTTTTCCTTATATTCCTTTGCCTGTCCCATGA